Proteins found in one Helicobacter colisuis genomic segment:
- a CDS encoding peptidylprolyl isomerase — translation MISFMQKHKKYLVITIWVSTIAFVGAGFVGWGSYDFSSTSNAVAVVGESKVSINEMQREYSRLYGIYNQLVGGTLDEEQAKKMGIEEQALNNLIVKALMLNYAYDLGLRASKEEIIQEITSAEAFQNNGQFDEQVYKKILQENQLKPKDFEQSIKENLILKKLDALLDIPLTPLEIETLGAVYSMEDLVHIQVIDKKTINVNPNNEEIKRYWEENKDIYQTERGYEISSVFIPLDSVKIQESNLKSYYEDFKNQFLDSEGQIIPYEKAREQVSEKYKDAQAQKEALKEYIALRKNENPKAENLIIYEGNGDYGAEFINLLSQAKDQETLKPIKITKDKKSGYITAKITKIIPSKPKPYEAAQANAREDFVNAEKVRLLEEKATQSLESFKGVDVGYVGYGETKALKGLTKEESQEFIQELMNRKEEKGYILLGNKAILYKIFDQRVKNSAIISQNLDFLIQNGVQIKARMVEKEFLDYLSKTYKIVRKI, via the coding sequence ATGATTAGTTTTATGCAAAAACACAAAAAGTATCTGGTGATAACTATTTGGGTAAGCACGATTGCTTTTGTTGGTGCTGGTTTTGTGGGTTGGGGGAGTTATGATTTTTCTTCTACAAGCAATGCCGTAGCAGTTGTAGGGGAGAGTAAAGTTTCTATCAATGAAATGCAACGCGAATATTCTAGACTTTATGGTATTTATAATCAGCTAGTAGGTGGCACACTAGATGAAGAACAAGCCAAAAAAATGGGGATTGAAGAACAAGCCCTAAATAATCTAATCGTCAAAGCTTTAATGTTGAATTATGCCTATGATTTGGGACTAAGAGCAAGTAAAGAAGAGATTATACAAGAAATCACTTCTGCAGAAGCATTTCAAAATAATGGGCAATTTGATGAGCAAGTTTATAAGAAAATCTTACAGGAAAATCAGCTTAAACCAAAGGATTTTGAACAGAGCATTAAAGAAAACTTAATCCTAAAAAAACTTGATGCACTTTTAGATATACCACTTACACCCCTTGAGATAGAGACATTAGGTGCAGTGTATTCTATGGAAGATTTGGTGCATATTCAAGTGATTGATAAAAAAACTATTAATGTTAATCCAAACAATGAAGAGATTAAACGATACTGGGAAGAAAATAAAGATATTTACCAAACAGAGCGAGGATATGAGATTTCTAGTGTGTTTATTCCTTTAGATTCAGTTAAGATTCAAGAGAGTAATTTAAAAAGTTATTATGAAGATTTTAAGAATCAATTTTTGGATTCTGAGGGGCAAATAATCCCTTATGAGAAAGCTAGAGAGCAAGTGAGTGAGAAATATAAAGATGCTCAAGCCCAAAAAGAAGCTCTAAAAGAATATATTGCTTTGCGAAAAAATGAAAATCCTAAGGCAGAAAATTTGATTATTTATGAAGGAAATGGAGATTATGGTGCGGAGTTTATCAATCTTTTAAGTCAAGCTAAAGATCAAGAAACGCTAAAACCTATTAAAATCACTAAGGATAAGAAAAGTGGCTATATTACTGCTAAGATAACTAAAATTATACCTAGCAAACCCAAGCCTTATGAAGCAGCACAAGCTAATGCTAGAGAGGATTTTGTTAATGCTGAAAAAGTGCGCCTTTTAGAAGAGAAAGCTACTCAAAGTCTAGAGTCTTTTAAGGGTGTTGATGTGGGTTATGTTGGTTATGGAGAAACAAAAGCTTTAAAAGGTTTAACCAAAGAAGAATCGCAGGAATTCATTCAAGAGCTTATGAATAGAAAGGAAGAAAAAGGCTATATTTTGCTAGGAAATAAAGCAATTTTATATAAAATCTTTGATCAAAGGGTGAAAAATTCTGCTATAATTAGCCAAAATTTAGACTTTCTAATACAAAATGGGGTACAAATTAAAGCAAGAATGGTCGAAAAAGAATTCTTGGATTATTTATCAAAAACTTATAAAATAGTTAGAAAAATCTAA
- the ftsA gene encoding cell division protein FtsA: protein MEQVILGIDIGSTKICAVIANCREGIPHIIGTGFHKSQGLKKGTITNIEQASRAIKEAVNDAKRVAGTTNNKAIVSISGAYTKSTDNSGVVNIPNNEIGIKEINRAIQTALYNATIPNEYEVIHILPYNFKLDDQDFIDDPMGMTGSRLEVSVRIITAQKSSLGNLKKAIKAAGIEIQNIVLASYASSIAVLSEDEKNLGVACIDMGGSTCEMMIHVGNSLRYNDFLGVGSNHITNDLAMALHTPQSIAERVKIEYGGLLRAEEESGNLIEIPSIGGDDNSKHQVSLSTVYNVVYARVEETLMILEKSLEKSNLKEQLGSGVVLTGGMVQLEGLRELASALFGMPTRIAKPVEIDGLFTDLRGPECSTAIGLILYASGKYTNYEIDSEKRIRYCNEKLEEGVGHFHDGINLMNPLRDKAHTPSSPVNSIPKSAADIKQDLSGITEIRKITTKNNNIFVQIWQKLTQMF from the coding sequence TTGGAGCAGGTCATACTAGGAATCGACATAGGTTCTACTAAGATTTGTGCTGTAATTGCAAATTGTAGGGAAGGGATTCCGCATATTATAGGGACTGGATTTCATAAATCGCAAGGCTTAAAAAAAGGGACAATTACTAATATTGAACAAGCGAGCCGAGCGATTAAAGAGGCCGTCAATGATGCAAAGCGAGTTGCAGGAACAACTAATAACAAAGCAATTGTTTCAATTTCAGGTGCTTATACCAAAAGCACAGATAATTCTGGAGTTGTGAATATACCTAATAACGAAATTGGAATTAAAGAGATTAATCGCGCTATTCAAACGGCTCTCTATAATGCAACGATTCCTAATGAATATGAAGTGATTCATATCCTGCCTTATAATTTTAAGCTTGATGATCAAGATTTTATTGATGATCCTATGGGAATGACAGGAAGCCGATTGGAAGTTTCTGTGCGAATCATTACCGCACAAAAATCTAGTCTAGGAAATCTTAAAAAAGCTATTAAGGCAGCAGGAATTGAGATACAAAATATTGTGCTTGCTTCTTATGCTTCTTCTATTGCTGTTTTAAGCGAGGATGAGAAAAATCTTGGTGTAGCATGTATTGATATGGGTGGAAGCACTTGTGAAATGATGATACATGTTGGAAATTCATTACGCTACAATGACTTTTTGGGGGTAGGTTCTAATCATATTACTAATGATTTGGCAATGGCATTGCACACACCACAAAGTATTGCAGAACGCGTTAAGATAGAGTATGGCGGATTGTTGAGGGCAGAAGAAGAATCGGGAAATCTAATTGAAATACCAAGCATTGGTGGAGATGACAACTCAAAACATCAAGTTTCTCTATCAACTGTGTATAATGTAGTTTATGCGCGAGTGGAAGAAACGCTAATGATTCTTGAAAAATCATTAGAAAAAAGTAATCTTAAAGAACAGCTTGGAAGTGGGGTTGTCTTAACAGGTGGTATGGTGCAGTTAGAGGGCTTAAGAGAGCTTGCATCAGCTTTGTTTGGAATGCCAACAAGGATTGCCAAGCCAGTTGAGATAGATGGACTTTTTACGGATTTAAGGGGTCCGGAGTGTTCTACAGCCATTGGACTTATTTTATATGCCTCGGGAAAATATACAAACTATGAAATTGATTCAGAGAAAAGAATCCGTTATTGTAATGAAAAGCTAGAAGAGGGTGTAGGGCATTTTCACGATGGTATTAATTTGATGAATCCTCTAAGGGATAAAGCACATACGCCTAGCAGTCCTGTTAATAGTATTCCTAAGAGTGCTGCGGACATTAAGCAAGATCTTTCAGGAATCACAGAGATTAGAAAAATCACTACAAAAAATAACAATATTTTTGTGCAAATTTGGCAAAAACTAACACAAATGTTTTAA
- the ftsZ gene encoding cell division protein FtsZ produces the protein MVDVQEVKHDFNANIKVIGVGGGGSNMIGHLIATGTYDGIELAVANTDAQAISTSLAPVRIQLGAKLTKGLGAGMKPQVGEDAALESYEELKKFLEGTDIVFISAGLGGGTGTGAAPVIAKAAKEVGALTVSIVTKPFRWEGRKRSELAEEGYRKLRAESDSIVVIPNDKLLSIIDKNLGLKDSFRIVDDVLVRAVNGVSGVILSHSAGDINVDFADVRTVMNHKGLALMGIGEASGADAAKEAVKIAIESPLFDNMSISGAKGVLVLFYLNPDYPMTEISNAMDVVYDSTDPEAEVIFGTTTDAAVERDKVRITIVATGFEKETSQAQTTNNDDSSTLKLVNPKDLSQKINQQTSLVNAKKKVSGDDFANEEYLEVPAFLRRQMD, from the coding sequence ATGGTTGATGTTCAAGAAGTAAAACACGATTTTAATGCAAATATCAAGGTAATAGGTGTTGGCGGAGGTGGAAGCAATATGATTGGGCACCTTATTGCAACAGGCACTTATGATGGGATTGAACTTGCTGTAGCAAATACTGATGCTCAAGCAATTAGCACTTCTTTAGCGCCTGTAAGAATTCAGCTAGGTGCAAAACTCACCAAAGGTTTAGGAGCAGGCATGAAGCCACAAGTTGGTGAAGATGCAGCTTTAGAGAGTTATGAAGAGTTAAAAAAATTTTTAGAGGGCACGGATATTGTCTTTATCTCTGCTGGACTTGGTGGAGGAACAGGAACAGGAGCGGCACCTGTAATTGCAAAAGCCGCAAAAGAGGTGGGAGCTTTAACTGTTTCTATTGTGACTAAACCTTTTAGATGGGAGGGGCGCAAACGATCTGAATTAGCAGAAGAGGGTTATCGGAAGTTAAGAGCAGAGAGTGATTCTATTGTGGTGATTCCAAATGACAAACTTCTGTCTATTATTGACAAGAATCTTGGTTTAAAAGATAGTTTTAGAATTGTTGATGATGTTCTTGTAAGAGCGGTTAATGGTGTGAGTGGGGTGATTTTATCACATAGTGCAGGGGATATTAATGTGGATTTTGCTGATGTAAGAACCGTGATGAATCACAAAGGACTTGCCTTAATGGGTATTGGAGAAGCAAGCGGTGCAGATGCTGCTAAAGAAGCAGTAAAAATTGCCATTGAATCTCCTTTGTTTGATAATATGTCTATTAGTGGTGCAAAAGGCGTTTTGGTGCTTTTCTATCTTAATCCAGACTATCCAATGACAGAAATTTCTAATGCAATGGATGTGGTTTATGATAGCACTGATCCAGAAGCAGAAGTTATTTTTGGAACAACTACAGATGCAGCGGTGGAAAGAGATAAAGTAAGAATTACCATTGTGGCAACAGGCTTTGAAAAGGAAACTTCTCAAGCACAGACTACAAACAATGATGATAGCTCAACTTTAAAATTGGTAAATCCCAAGGATTTAAGTCAAAAAATCAATCAACAAACTTCGTTGGTGAATGCTAAAAAGAAAGTAAGTGGTGATGACTTTGCTAATGAAGAATATCTAGAAGTTCCTGCCTTCTTAAGAAGACAAATGGATTAA
- the glmS gene encoding glutamine--fructose-6-phosphate transaminase (isomerizing) — translation MCGIVGYIGNNEKKSLLLNGLKELEYRGYDSAGISVLSQGVLHTFKTVGKIINLERKCENFTSTGFGVGIGHTRWATHGKPTEANAHPHFGKFSNVVHNGIIENYQSIKEILQKEGHHFISQTDTEVIVHLFESYLEKNDDPLESFKQTIANLKGAYAILLITKKAPDKVFYAKNGSPLIIGKGEKDEIFFASSDAPLIGLAKEVCYLEDNTLGVMDIHNFSMLHNIKKLTGDKLSAQKDGFTFFMEKEIYEQHKVLLETMMGRVSEDSFSLEELNQFDFNNISSITLCACGTSYHAAIVGSYLLERIAKIKTKVEIASEFRYKNPILYKDELFIVISQSGETADTLEALKLAKNNHLKTISICNVDNSSMVRESDACLLTRAGIEKGVASTKAFATQVMVLWILSCYLAQSKNLLSKEECKQQTQTMINATRLTEVNKKMHERIKRLARRYLHGHGFFFIGRDIFYPLALEGALKLKEISYLHAEGYPSGEMKHGPIALADSGLFCVALMPKNLLYDKIKSNIEELSARDAMICALSAEYYEGCDDWIKISKSHHYMEEFFEMMVALQIFALEISVRLGNDVDMPRNLAKSVTVE, via the coding sequence ATGTGTGGAATCGTTGGATACATTGGCAATAATGAAAAAAAATCACTTTTACTAAATGGCTTAAAAGAATTAGAATATAGAGGCTATGATTCTGCTGGAATCTCTGTGCTTTCACAAGGAGTTTTACATACTTTTAAGACTGTAGGCAAAATCATTAATTTAGAAAGAAAATGTGAAAATTTCACTTCAACAGGTTTTGGAGTGGGCATTGGACACACACGCTGGGCTACTCATGGCAAACCCACAGAAGCCAATGCGCACCCTCATTTTGGAAAATTTAGTAATGTTGTGCATAATGGAATCATTGAAAATTACCAAAGCATCAAAGAAATACTTCAAAAAGAAGGGCATCATTTTATTTCACAAACTGACACCGAAGTCATCGTGCATTTATTTGAATCCTACTTAGAAAAAAATGACGATCCACTAGAATCTTTTAAACAAACCATTGCTAACTTAAAAGGAGCCTATGCTATCTTATTGATTACAAAAAAGGCACCCGATAAAGTTTTTTACGCCAAAAATGGATCGCCACTTATCATAGGAAAGGGAGAAAAAGATGAAATCTTTTTTGCCTCCTCAGATGCTCCACTAATAGGACTTGCAAAAGAGGTGTGCTATCTTGAAGATAACACTTTAGGTGTAATGGATATTCACAACTTCTCAATGCTTCATAATATTAAAAAGCTAACTGGAGACAAACTTTCTGCTCAAAAAGATGGATTTACTTTCTTTATGGAAAAAGAAATCTATGAGCAACATAAAGTTTTATTAGAAACTATGATGGGGAGAGTTAGTGAAGATAGCTTTAGCCTTGAAGAACTTAATCAATTTGATTTCAATAATATTTCTTCCATCACACTTTGTGCTTGTGGGACAAGCTACCACGCTGCTATTGTGGGAAGCTATCTGCTAGAGCGAATAGCAAAAATCAAAACCAAAGTTGAAATTGCAAGTGAATTCAGATATAAAAATCCTATTTTATACAAAGATGAGCTATTTATTGTTATTTCACAAAGTGGTGAAACTGCAGATACACTTGAAGCCCTAAAACTAGCAAAAAACAACCATTTAAAAACCATAAGTATTTGCAATGTTGATAATAGCAGTATGGTAAGGGAGAGTGATGCTTGTTTGCTTACAAGAGCAGGAATCGAAAAAGGGGTAGCAAGCACCAAAGCTTTTGCTACACAAGTAATGGTTTTGTGGATTTTATCTTGTTATTTGGCGCAATCCAAAAATCTACTCTCTAAAGAAGAATGCAAACAACAAACCCAAACAATGATTAACGCTACTCGCTTAACTGAAGTTAATAAAAAAATGCACGAACGCATCAAAAGACTTGCCAGGCGCTATTTACATGGGCATGGATTCTTTTTTATTGGGAGAGATATTTTTTATCCTCTTGCGCTTGAAGGGGCTCTCAAACTCAAAGAAATTAGCTACCTTCATGCAGAAGGTTATCCTAGTGGAGAGATGAAACATGGTCCTATTGCTTTAGCCGATAGTGGATTATTCTGTGTTGCATTAATGCCAAAAAACTTACTTTATGACAAAATCAAAAGCAATATTGAAGAATTAAGCGCTAGAGATGCGATGATTTGCGCATTAAGCGCAGAATATTATGAGGGTTGCGATGATTGGATTAAAATTTCCAAATCTCACCATTATATGGAAGAATTCTTTGAAATGATGGTCGCGCTTCAAATTTTTGCACTTGAAATTTCTGTAAGATTAGGAAATGATGTGGATATGCCAAGAAACTTGGCAAAAAGCGTAACAGTGGAATAA
- a CDS encoding thiamine pyrophosphate-dependent enzyme encodes MSEIKNLKQFSKAAERFEGANLLCPGCAHGIIVREVLNATNYPLLIATSTGCLEVSTAVYPYTSWDVPWIHIGFENSSTAIAGAEAMYKALKRKNRLYSDKEPKFVAFGGDGSTYDIGFQFISGCFERGHDFTYICLDNEVYANTGGQRSGSTPLGASTTTTPAGRVSYGKKDKKKDLLSIMAAHGSPYVAQVAPNKWKDMSKKIKTAIETEGPTFINAMSACTTEWRFPSNQTIEMSDLATDSLVFPLYEIINGRELRITYRPKNIVPVRDYLGAQARFKHLFKPENEHIIEQWQKDVNERWEYLQRREEAKI; translated from the coding sequence ATGAGTGAGATTAAAAATTTAAAACAATTTTCAAAAGCAGCTGAAAGATTTGAAGGTGCTAATTTACTCTGTCCGGGCTGTGCACACGGAATCATTGTTCGAGAAGTTTTAAATGCTACTAACTATCCTTTATTAATTGCAACTTCAACAGGCTGTCTAGAGGTTAGCACAGCTGTTTATCCTTACACTTCTTGGGATGTTCCTTGGATTCACATTGGTTTTGAAAATAGCTCCACTGCCATTGCGGGTGCAGAGGCAATGTATAAAGCCCTAAAGCGAAAAAATCGTCTTTATAGCGATAAAGAACCAAAATTCGTAGCATTTGGGGGAGATGGTTCAACTTATGATATTGGTTTTCAATTCATTAGCGGCTGTTTTGAGAGAGGGCATGATTTTACTTATATCTGCCTAGATAATGAAGTGTATGCCAACACAGGCGGACAACGCAGTGGATCAACACCTCTTGGTGCCTCTACAACAACAACTCCAGCAGGGCGCGTTAGCTACGGAAAAAAAGACAAGAAAAAAGATCTACTTTCTATTATGGCAGCACACGGATCTCCTTATGTTGCGCAAGTCGCCCCTAATAAATGGAAAGATATGAGCAAAAAAATCAAAACTGCCATTGAGACAGAAGGACCAACTTTTATCAATGCTATGAGTGCCTGCACCACAGAATGGAGATTCCCTTCAAATCAAACCATTGAAATGAGCGATTTAGCCACCGATTCTTTAGTTTTTCCCCTCTATGAAATCATCAATGGACGCGAATTAAGAATCACTTACCGCCCTAAAAATATCGTTCCTGTGCGTGATTACCTTGGTGCTCAAGCAAGATTCAAGCATCTTTTTAAACCTGAAAATGAGCATATTATCGAGCAGTGGCAAAAAGATGTTAATGAACGCTGGGAATACCTTCAAAGAAGAGAAGAGGCAAAAATTTAG